In the genome of Taeniopygia guttata chromosome 26, bTaeGut7.mat, whole genome shotgun sequence, one region contains:
- the UBE2T gene encoding ubiquitin-conjugating enzyme E2 T, producing MQRASRLTKELSLLATEPPPGITCWQNGRLDDLRAQIIGGVDTPYEKGIFNLEIIVPERYPFEPPKIRFLTPIYHPNIDSAGRICLDVLKLPPKGAWRPSLNISTLLTSIQLLMAEPNPDDPLMANISTEYKYNKQLFLLNAREWTEKYAGQMRVSKPLEEKIIQNKTSTCSESTVQKRKGVDISRKEKKSRPDS from the exons ATGCAGAGAGCTTCACGGCTGACAAAGGAGCTCTCGCTCCTGGCTACAGAGCCACCTCCAGGCATCACTTGCTGGCAGAACGGGCGGCTGGATGACTTACGGGCAC AAATTATAGGAGGAGTGGACACACCATATGAGAAAGGAATATTCAACCTGGAAATCATAGTTCCTGAAAG GTACCCATTTGAGCCACCAAAGATTCGCTTCCTGACCCCCATCTACCATCCCAACATTGACTCTGCTGGAAGGATTTGCCTGGATGTTCTTAAGTTGCCACCGAAG GGTGCATGGAGGCCTTCCCTGAACATCTCCACCCTGCTGACCTCCATCcagctgctgatggcagagcCCAACCCTGACGATCCTCTCATGGCCAATATC TCCACAGAGTACAAGTACAACAagcagctgttcctgctgaatGCCAGGGAGTGGACTGAGAAATATGCAGGGCAGATGAGG GTTTCCAAGCCTTTGGAagagaaaatcatccaaaataaaacaagcacCTGCAGTGAATCAACTgtgcagaaaagaaaaggggttGACATCAGTAGGAAGGAGAAGAAATCCCGCCCAGATTCCTGA
- the LOC100231703 gene encoding cryptochrome-1 produces the protein MLHRTIHLFRKELRLHDNPVLLAALESSEALYPVYILDRAFLTSSMHIGALRWNFLLQSLEDLHKNLGQLGSCLLVIQGEYEIVLRDHIQKWNITQVTLDAEMEPFYKEMEANIQRLGAELGFEVLSLVSHSLYNTQRILDLNGGSPPLTYKRFLHILSLLGDPELPVRNLTAEDFQRCRAPEPGLAECYRVPLPVDLKISPESLSPWRGGETEGLRRLEQHLIDQGWVTSFAKPRTSPNSLLPSTTGLSPYFSMGCLSVRTFFYRLSNIYAQAKHHSLPPVSLQGQLLWREFFYTVASATPNFTQMSGNPICLQISWYKDAERLHKWKTAKTGFPWIDAIMTQLRQEGWIHHLARHAVACFLTRGDLWISWEEGMKVFEELLLDADYSINAGNWMWLSASAFFHQYTRIFCPVRFGKRTDPQGNYIRKYLPILKNFPSKYIYEPWTASEEEQKLAGCIIGQDYPFPMVNHKEASDHNLQLMKQVREEQHRTVQLTRDDADDPMEIKVKRDHSEENISKGKVARTTE, from the exons ATGCTGCATCGCACCATTCACCTTTTCCGGAAGGAACTCCGGCTCCACGACAACCCAGTTctgctggctgccctggagtCCTCAGAGGCCCTGTACCCTGTGTACATCTTGGACAGAGCATTCCTGACCTCCTCCATGCACATCGGGGCCCTGCGCTGGAATTTCCTGCTCCAGTCCCTTGAAGATCTCCACAAAAACTTGGGACAGCTAGGCTCCTGCTTGCTGGTTATTCAAGGGGAGTATGAGATTGTTCTTAGGGATCACATCCAGAAGTGGAATATCACGCAAGTGACGCTGGATGCAGAGATGGAGCCGTTTTATAAGGAGATGGAGGCCAACATCCAGCGCctgggggcagagctgggctttgAGGTGCTCTCCCTGGTGAGCCACAGCCTGTACAATACCCAGCG gattttggaCCTAAATGGTGGGAGTCCCCCATTAACTTACAAGAGGTTCCTTCACATTCTCTCTCTGCTTGGTGATCCTGAGTTGCCTGTCCGAAACCTCACAGCTGAAGACTTCCA GAGATGTAGGGCCCCTGAGCCGGGCCTGGCTGAGTGTTACAGGGTGCCTCTCCCTGTGGATTTGAAGATTTCCCCAGAGAGCCTTTCCCcttggagaggaggggagaCTGAAGGGCTGCGGCGCCTAGAGCAACACTTGATTGACCAG gGCTGGGTGACAAGTTTTGCTAAACCAAGGACAAGCCCAAACTCGCTGCTTCCAAGCACCACAGGCCTGAGCCCATATTTCAGTATGGGCTGTCTGTCAGTTCGGACATTTTTTTATAGGTTGTCAAATATTTATGCTCAG GCAAAGCACCACTCTCTGCCCCCAGTGTCACTCCAAGGGCAGCTGTTGTGGAGGGAATTCTTCTATACAGTGGCATCAGCAACCCCCAACTTCACCCAGATGTCTGGGAACCCCATCTGCCTCCAGATTTCGTGGTACAAGGATGCAGAGAGGCTCCACAAATGGAAAACG GCAAAGACAGGGTTCCCATGGATCGATGCCATTATGACCCAGCTGCGCCAGGAAGGCTGGATCCATCACCTGGCTCGGCATGCTGTTGCCTGCTTCCTGACACGGGGGGACCTTTGGATCAGCTGGGAAGAGGGAATGAAG GTGTTTGAAGAGCTGCTTTTAGATGCTGACTACAGCATCAACGCTGGGAACTGGATGTGGCTGTCAGCCAGCGCCTTCTTCCACCAGTACACACGGATCTTCTGCCCTGTCCGCTTCGGGAAGCGCACAGACCCCCAGGGCAACTACATCAG GAAATACTTGCCCATACTAAAGAACTTTCCCTCCAAGTACATCTACGAGCCCTGGACAGCATCTGAAGAGGAGCAGAAGCTAGCAGGATGTATCATAG GTCAGGATTACCCCTTCCCCATGGTGAACCACAAGGAAGCCAGTGACCACAACCTGCAGTTGATGAAGCAGGTCAGAGAAGAGCAGCACAGAACAGTCCAGCTCACGAGAG ATGATGCAGATGACCCCATGGAAATAAAGGTAAAACGTGACCATTCCGAAGAAAACATTTCGAAAGGAAAAGTGGCCCGAACGACAGAATAa
- the LRIF1 gene encoding ligand-dependent nuclear receptor-interacting factor 1 isoform X3 produces the protein MYRVIQTTGPDGKNLLKLLPISKTSGSFVPIVQSPAMPNNSNADVSSPVHLNFKTQIGNTAAPSSVKIPIFQPSNPGEIILTRTLDKQESARVGSEKESLIPSAPANAQSSSVPMDGVSLQNVAITSSSHQNSTTYMVVNTKPLPVTVKSPVLPSGHHLQIPADAEVKSVPASLLPTAIQQKILAAAATNVSGGAESTKTPTVIYVSPVNTVKTSQVLPKRLQSFCPKPATEVSKTLIVTAAQKGSGSSPEPVTSKGQQCQQTPLKWIVQETASLSAACLIPVKSSNNVASKILKTLSDTKNVEVNPANILPLCSNGPGGSQTKITPLKDNALVMYNGKVYLLTKRGSDVLSAQADKQTSSSSDALFKKETPKQIDSTEVNKITSKVVNLVLSKSKGVVLSQKDPKPCTVSKNSSPVSLRNDLKSTPAALLTPSANQEDPTVIQKQSLPVTKSISCSEVIPVPAVGMQESVWQTGKDMSHSPRAAGAVLLQAKQECAVSEDWPKIKCVKMDSPGKIIQIKHQEHRHWRQYLELRKKFGLFKEERVYLTRVPLRASCENPDERVCSSDSLEKKNESCSSSSLDVEVISHHQEYVKEEKIILDLEEDLIRKRKIKSSPLSHSGKRKRTSIKSATSPSLEITSSSSSALNRTVSPAPASPQPSVPTGFVGVSPERDLEQDTFPQYSDTTHPEISVLVTSEEDTSILEGSFRDDAFPMAPPDLDETIRDEKIKRLKQALRQQNAALEEMRREMHQS, from the exons ATGTACCGAGTCATTCAGACAACGGGACCAGATGGAAAAAACCTTCTGAAATTGCTTCCCATTTCTAAAACTTCTGGAAGCTTTGTGCCAATAGTTCAGTCTCCAGCCATGCCAAATAATTCTAACGCAGATGTTTCTAGCCCAGTCCATCTTAATTTTAAGACACAGATTGGCAATACTGCTGCACCTTCATCTGTTAAGATACCGATTTTTCAGCCTTCTAATCCTGGAGAGATTATTCTCACAAGGACATTAGACAAGCAGGAAAGTGCTAGGGTGGGTTCTGAAAAGGAAAGCTTGATTCCAAGTGCACCTGCCaatgcccagagcagctctgtgcccatgGATGGAGTGTCCTTGCAGAACGTGGCCATCACAAGCTCCTCTCACCAGAACAGCACAACCTACATGGTGGTGAAcaccaaacccctcccagtgaCTGTCAAGTCTCCAGTGCTGCCCTCTGGACACCACCTCCAGATTCCAGCTGATGCAGAAGTGAAATCTGTCCCAGCGTCTCTTTTGCCAACTGCAATACAGCAAAAaatcctggcagctgcagccaccaatGTGTCTGGAGGGGCTGAGAGTACAAAAACACCAACAGTGATTTACGTGTCACCCGTGAACACAGTGAAAACCTCCCAAGTCCTGCCCAAGCGCTTGCAGAGCTTTTGTCCCAAACCTGCCACAGAAGTTTCAAAGACACTGATAGTGACAGCTGCCCAAAAGGGATCTGGTTCTTCTCCCGAACCAGTCACATCCAaggggcagcagtgccagcagacTCCCTTGAAATGGATTGTGCAAGAAACTGCCTCGCTCTCAGCAGCTTGTCTTATCCCTGTAAAGTCTTCAAATAATGTGGCTTCCAAGATCCTGAAAACTTTGTCAGACACAAAGAATGTAGAAGTTAACCCTGCAAATATTTTGCCACTCTGTTCTAATGGTCCTGGTGGAAGCCAAACCAAAATCACACCTTTAAAAGATAATGCTCTGGTCATGTACAATGGGAAAGTCTATTTATTGACCAAAAGAGGCTCTGATGTTCTGTCAGCCCAGGCTGACAAGCAGACATCTTCCTCTTCTGatgctttatttaaaaaggaGACACCCAAGCAAATTGATTCTACTGAAGTCAATAAAATAACCAGCAAAGTGGTGAATCTGGTGTTGTCAAAAAGCAAAGGAGTGGTGCTGTCTCAGAAAGACCCAAAACCATGTACAGTTTCCAAAAATTCATCACCAGTTAGCTTAAGAAACGACTTAAAATCcacacctgcagctctgctgacacCGAGTGCTAATCAGGAGGATCCCACTGTAATCCAAAAACAGAGTTTGCCCGTCACCAAGAGCATTTCTTGCAGTGAAGTGATCCCAGTTCCAGCAGTAGGGATGCAGGAAAGTGTGTGGCAAACTGGCAAAGACATGAGTCATTCCCCAagagcagcaggggctgtgttACTTCAGGCTAAGCAGGAATGTGCTGTCAGTGAAGACTGGCCAAAG atCAAATGTGTAAAGATGGATTCACCAGGAAAGATTATTCAAATCAAACACCAAGAGCACCGACACTGGAGACAATACTTggaattaaggaaaaaatttgGTCTCTTTAAGGAGGAGAGAGTTTACCTTACAAGAGTACCATTAAGGGCCTCATGTGAGAATCCAGACGAAAGGGTTTGTTCCAGTGAcagcttggaaaagaaaaatgagtcTTGCAGTTCATCCTCATTGGATGTGGAAGTAATCAGTCATCATCAAGAATATGTTAAAGAAGAAAAG ATAATTCTGGATCTGGAAGAGGATTTGattaggaaaaggaaaataaaatcctcaCCTTTGTCACACAGTGGCAAGAGGAAGAGAACTTCGATCAAATCAGCCACAAGTCCCAGTTTAGAGATCACCAGCTCAAGTTCCAGTGCACTTAACAGAACTGTTTCACCTGCACCAGCCTCACCACAGCCAAGTGTTCCCACTGGCTTTGTTGGAGTGTCCCCAGAGAGGGATTTGGAGCAAGACACATTCCCCCAATACAGTGACACTACGCACCCAGAAATTTCAGTTTTAGTGACTTCTGAAGAGGATACTTCAATTCTGGAAGGTTCTTTCCGAGATGATGCTTTCCCAATGGCTCCCCCAGACTTGGATGAGACAATACGGGATGAAAAAATCAAGCGACTGAAGCAGGCCCTGCGGCAGCAGAACGCAGCGCTGGAGGAAATGCGCCGGGAAATGCATCAGAGCTGA
- the LRIF1 gene encoding ligand-dependent nuclear receptor-interacting factor 1 isoform X1 — MRSRGGAAPPCRGAPSGGCERGRARGSGSQGRPASIAGCMYRVIQTTGPDGKNLLKLLPISKTSGSFVPIVQSPAMPNNSNADVSSPVHLNFKTQIGNTAAPSSVKIPIFQPSNPGEIILTRTLDKQESARVGSEKESLIPSAPANAQSSSVPMDGVSLQNVAITSSSHQNSTTYMVVNTKPLPVTVKSPVLPSGHHLQIPADAEVKSVPASLLPTAIQQKILAAAATNVSGGAESTKTPTVIYVSPVNTVKTSQVLPKRLQSFCPKPATEVSKTLIVTAAQKGSGSSPEPVTSKGQQCQQTPLKWIVQETASLSAACLIPVKSSNNVASKILKTLSDTKNVEVNPANILPLCSNGPGGSQTKITPLKDNALVMYNGKVYLLTKRGSDVLSAQADKQTSSSSDALFKKETPKQIDSTEVNKITSKVVNLVLSKSKGVVLSQKDPKPCTVSKNSSPVSLRNDLKSTPAALLTPSANQEDPTVIQKQSLPVTKSISCSEVIPVPAVGMQESVWQTGKDMSHSPRAAGAVLLQAKQECAVSEDWPKIKCVKMDSPGKIIQIKHQEHRHWRQYLELRKKFGLFKEERVYLTRVPLRASCENPDERVCSSDSLEKKNESCSSSSLDVEVISHHQEYVKEEKIILDLEEDLIRKRKIKSSPLSHSGKRKRTSIKSATSPSLEITSSSSSALNRTVSPAPASPQPSVPTGFVGVSPERDLEQDTFPQYSDTTHPEISVLVTSEEDTSILEGSFRDDAFPMAPPDLDETIRDEKIKRLKQALRQQNAALEEMRREMHQS, encoded by the exons ATGCGGAGCCGcggcggggcagccccgccaTGTCGCGGAGCGCCGAGCGGCGGCTGTGAGCGCGGGCGGGCCCGCGGGTCCGGCTCGCAGGGACGCCCCGCCAG CATTGCAGGCTGTATGTACCGAGTCATTCAGACAACGGGACCAGATGGAAAAAACCTTCTGAAATTGCTTCCCATTTCTAAAACTTCTGGAAGCTTTGTGCCAATAGTTCAGTCTCCAGCCATGCCAAATAATTCTAACGCAGATGTTTCTAGCCCAGTCCATCTTAATTTTAAGACACAGATTGGCAATACTGCTGCACCTTCATCTGTTAAGATACCGATTTTTCAGCCTTCTAATCCTGGAGAGATTATTCTCACAAGGACATTAGACAAGCAGGAAAGTGCTAGGGTGGGTTCTGAAAAGGAAAGCTTGATTCCAAGTGCACCTGCCaatgcccagagcagctctgtgcccatgGATGGAGTGTCCTTGCAGAACGTGGCCATCACAAGCTCCTCTCACCAGAACAGCACAACCTACATGGTGGTGAAcaccaaacccctcccagtgaCTGTCAAGTCTCCAGTGCTGCCCTCTGGACACCACCTCCAGATTCCAGCTGATGCAGAAGTGAAATCTGTCCCAGCGTCTCTTTTGCCAACTGCAATACAGCAAAAaatcctggcagctgcagccaccaatGTGTCTGGAGGGGCTGAGAGTACAAAAACACCAACAGTGATTTACGTGTCACCCGTGAACACAGTGAAAACCTCCCAAGTCCTGCCCAAGCGCTTGCAGAGCTTTTGTCCCAAACCTGCCACAGAAGTTTCAAAGACACTGATAGTGACAGCTGCCCAAAAGGGATCTGGTTCTTCTCCCGAACCAGTCACATCCAaggggcagcagtgccagcagacTCCCTTGAAATGGATTGTGCAAGAAACTGCCTCGCTCTCAGCAGCTTGTCTTATCCCTGTAAAGTCTTCAAATAATGTGGCTTCCAAGATCCTGAAAACTTTGTCAGACACAAAGAATGTAGAAGTTAACCCTGCAAATATTTTGCCACTCTGTTCTAATGGTCCTGGTGGAAGCCAAACCAAAATCACACCTTTAAAAGATAATGCTCTGGTCATGTACAATGGGAAAGTCTATTTATTGACCAAAAGAGGCTCTGATGTTCTGTCAGCCCAGGCTGACAAGCAGACATCTTCCTCTTCTGatgctttatttaaaaaggaGACACCCAAGCAAATTGATTCTACTGAAGTCAATAAAATAACCAGCAAAGTGGTGAATCTGGTGTTGTCAAAAAGCAAAGGAGTGGTGCTGTCTCAGAAAGACCCAAAACCATGTACAGTTTCCAAAAATTCATCACCAGTTAGCTTAAGAAACGACTTAAAATCcacacctgcagctctgctgacacCGAGTGCTAATCAGGAGGATCCCACTGTAATCCAAAAACAGAGTTTGCCCGTCACCAAGAGCATTTCTTGCAGTGAAGTGATCCCAGTTCCAGCAGTAGGGATGCAGGAAAGTGTGTGGCAAACTGGCAAAGACATGAGTCATTCCCCAagagcagcaggggctgtgttACTTCAGGCTAAGCAGGAATGTGCTGTCAGTGAAGACTGGCCAAAG atCAAATGTGTAAAGATGGATTCACCAGGAAAGATTATTCAAATCAAACACCAAGAGCACCGACACTGGAGACAATACTTggaattaaggaaaaaatttgGTCTCTTTAAGGAGGAGAGAGTTTACCTTACAAGAGTACCATTAAGGGCCTCATGTGAGAATCCAGACGAAAGGGTTTGTTCCAGTGAcagcttggaaaagaaaaatgagtcTTGCAGTTCATCCTCATTGGATGTGGAAGTAATCAGTCATCATCAAGAATATGTTAAAGAAGAAAAG ATAATTCTGGATCTGGAAGAGGATTTGattaggaaaaggaaaataaaatcctcaCCTTTGTCACACAGTGGCAAGAGGAAGAGAACTTCGATCAAATCAGCCACAAGTCCCAGTTTAGAGATCACCAGCTCAAGTTCCAGTGCACTTAACAGAACTGTTTCACCTGCACCAGCCTCACCACAGCCAAGTGTTCCCACTGGCTTTGTTGGAGTGTCCCCAGAGAGGGATTTGGAGCAAGACACATTCCCCCAATACAGTGACACTACGCACCCAGAAATTTCAGTTTTAGTGACTTCTGAAGAGGATACTTCAATTCTGGAAGGTTCTTTCCGAGATGATGCTTTCCCAATGGCTCCCCCAGACTTGGATGAGACAATACGGGATGAAAAAATCAAGCGACTGAAGCAGGCCCTGCGGCAGCAGAACGCAGCGCTGGAGGAAATGCGCCGGGAAATGCATCAGAGCTGA
- the LRIF1 gene encoding ligand-dependent nuclear receptor-interacting factor 1 isoform X2, whose amino-acid sequence MGEVPKDNLVEEHASLEGSSWCQFAALVSWGCSIAGCMYRVIQTTGPDGKNLLKLLPISKTSGSFVPIVQSPAMPNNSNADVSSPVHLNFKTQIGNTAAPSSVKIPIFQPSNPGEIILTRTLDKQESARVGSEKESLIPSAPANAQSSSVPMDGVSLQNVAITSSSHQNSTTYMVVNTKPLPVTVKSPVLPSGHHLQIPADAEVKSVPASLLPTAIQQKILAAAATNVSGGAESTKTPTVIYVSPVNTVKTSQVLPKRLQSFCPKPATEVSKTLIVTAAQKGSGSSPEPVTSKGQQCQQTPLKWIVQETASLSAACLIPVKSSNNVASKILKTLSDTKNVEVNPANILPLCSNGPGGSQTKITPLKDNALVMYNGKVYLLTKRGSDVLSAQADKQTSSSSDALFKKETPKQIDSTEVNKITSKVVNLVLSKSKGVVLSQKDPKPCTVSKNSSPVSLRNDLKSTPAALLTPSANQEDPTVIQKQSLPVTKSISCSEVIPVPAVGMQESVWQTGKDMSHSPRAAGAVLLQAKQECAVSEDWPKIKCVKMDSPGKIIQIKHQEHRHWRQYLELRKKFGLFKEERVYLTRVPLRASCENPDERVCSSDSLEKKNESCSSSSLDVEVISHHQEYVKEEKIILDLEEDLIRKRKIKSSPLSHSGKRKRTSIKSATSPSLEITSSSSSALNRTVSPAPASPQPSVPTGFVGVSPERDLEQDTFPQYSDTTHPEISVLVTSEEDTSILEGSFRDDAFPMAPPDLDETIRDEKIKRLKQALRQQNAALEEMRREMHQS is encoded by the exons ATGGGAGAAGTCCCCAAGGACAACCTG GTGGAGGAACATGCCTCTTTGGAGGGTTCTTCTTGGTGCCAGTTTGCAGCCCTAGTTAGTTGGGGGTGTAG CATTGCAGGCTGTATGTACCGAGTCATTCAGACAACGGGACCAGATGGAAAAAACCTTCTGAAATTGCTTCCCATTTCTAAAACTTCTGGAAGCTTTGTGCCAATAGTTCAGTCTCCAGCCATGCCAAATAATTCTAACGCAGATGTTTCTAGCCCAGTCCATCTTAATTTTAAGACACAGATTGGCAATACTGCTGCACCTTCATCTGTTAAGATACCGATTTTTCAGCCTTCTAATCCTGGAGAGATTATTCTCACAAGGACATTAGACAAGCAGGAAAGTGCTAGGGTGGGTTCTGAAAAGGAAAGCTTGATTCCAAGTGCACCTGCCaatgcccagagcagctctgtgcccatgGATGGAGTGTCCTTGCAGAACGTGGCCATCACAAGCTCCTCTCACCAGAACAGCACAACCTACATGGTGGTGAAcaccaaacccctcccagtgaCTGTCAAGTCTCCAGTGCTGCCCTCTGGACACCACCTCCAGATTCCAGCTGATGCAGAAGTGAAATCTGTCCCAGCGTCTCTTTTGCCAACTGCAATACAGCAAAAaatcctggcagctgcagccaccaatGTGTCTGGAGGGGCTGAGAGTACAAAAACACCAACAGTGATTTACGTGTCACCCGTGAACACAGTGAAAACCTCCCAAGTCCTGCCCAAGCGCTTGCAGAGCTTTTGTCCCAAACCTGCCACAGAAGTTTCAAAGACACTGATAGTGACAGCTGCCCAAAAGGGATCTGGTTCTTCTCCCGAACCAGTCACATCCAaggggcagcagtgccagcagacTCCCTTGAAATGGATTGTGCAAGAAACTGCCTCGCTCTCAGCAGCTTGTCTTATCCCTGTAAAGTCTTCAAATAATGTGGCTTCCAAGATCCTGAAAACTTTGTCAGACACAAAGAATGTAGAAGTTAACCCTGCAAATATTTTGCCACTCTGTTCTAATGGTCCTGGTGGAAGCCAAACCAAAATCACACCTTTAAAAGATAATGCTCTGGTCATGTACAATGGGAAAGTCTATTTATTGACCAAAAGAGGCTCTGATGTTCTGTCAGCCCAGGCTGACAAGCAGACATCTTCCTCTTCTGatgctttatttaaaaaggaGACACCCAAGCAAATTGATTCTACTGAAGTCAATAAAATAACCAGCAAAGTGGTGAATCTGGTGTTGTCAAAAAGCAAAGGAGTGGTGCTGTCTCAGAAAGACCCAAAACCATGTACAGTTTCCAAAAATTCATCACCAGTTAGCTTAAGAAACGACTTAAAATCcacacctgcagctctgctgacacCGAGTGCTAATCAGGAGGATCCCACTGTAATCCAAAAACAGAGTTTGCCCGTCACCAAGAGCATTTCTTGCAGTGAAGTGATCCCAGTTCCAGCAGTAGGGATGCAGGAAAGTGTGTGGCAAACTGGCAAAGACATGAGTCATTCCCCAagagcagcaggggctgtgttACTTCAGGCTAAGCAGGAATGTGCTGTCAGTGAAGACTGGCCAAAG atCAAATGTGTAAAGATGGATTCACCAGGAAAGATTATTCAAATCAAACACCAAGAGCACCGACACTGGAGACAATACTTggaattaaggaaaaaatttgGTCTCTTTAAGGAGGAGAGAGTTTACCTTACAAGAGTACCATTAAGGGCCTCATGTGAGAATCCAGACGAAAGGGTTTGTTCCAGTGAcagcttggaaaagaaaaatgagtcTTGCAGTTCATCCTCATTGGATGTGGAAGTAATCAGTCATCATCAAGAATATGTTAAAGAAGAAAAG ATAATTCTGGATCTGGAAGAGGATTTGattaggaaaaggaaaataaaatcctcaCCTTTGTCACACAGTGGCAAGAGGAAGAGAACTTCGATCAAATCAGCCACAAGTCCCAGTTTAGAGATCACCAGCTCAAGTTCCAGTGCACTTAACAGAACTGTTTCACCTGCACCAGCCTCACCACAGCCAAGTGTTCCCACTGGCTTTGTTGGAGTGTCCCCAGAGAGGGATTTGGAGCAAGACACATTCCCCCAATACAGTGACACTACGCACCCAGAAATTTCAGTTTTAGTGACTTCTGAAGAGGATACTTCAATTCTGGAAGGTTCTTTCCGAGATGATGCTTTCCCAATGGCTCCCCCAGACTTGGATGAGACAATACGGGATGAAAAAATCAAGCGACTGAAGCAGGCCCTGCGGCAGCAGAACGCAGCGCTGGAGGAAATGCGCCGGGAAATGCATCAGAGCTGA